A region from the Toxotes jaculatrix isolate fToxJac2 chromosome 2, fToxJac2.pri, whole genome shotgun sequence genome encodes:
- the dalrd3 gene encoding DALR anticodon-binding domain-containing protein 3 encodes MENLEEPSPLRITPTVRALSSALRGKRENVPDSSRGNGDRIFPEPEKLWFKESSAKNLRNRDFLSPTTMLNTLYADGQVPPAVMSRVLSLRGSGVLPVAGGEVMGEGLRVRVDRAAAFRAVLSGGATEYLKPSSERQGCVVLNCPALHPKPNTPTPDTLTLGQLRTVLLADHMGALLRGQGFAVSCCPTLPEDSDIITFLRALGIDWPTAPANWTNEEREEKIQEALENCPYRERETERGRRASGGGGRKVEEGEDEGALRVNLKRVFQEEGLLGYDPSLGTCTVHRDSVSHLAQLDLATTDCTVAMATALHVTSCQDEFRQQQIAMLWRASGATHTQRHLVCGPVKTPGSHLTAAQYLQLRRGQMKEASEMKYGDQVEGQTWDDIIRVMTSATVRFELLSTVHTSPVTLDVQKEGGVSTKGPRGGVFVMYNCARLHTLFDSYERGVEKGLYPEIPEASQLDFSALKEEGEWLLLFNYLIPFSELLDQSGRALDGEGGGARVNIKTEQICKFLVSLSKDFSSYYNRVHVLGEPLPHLFNQMFCRLYLLRALRELYHSALDTLNLPPIRQL; translated from the exons ATGGAGAATCTCGAGGAGCCTTCGCCCCTCCGGATCACCCCTACAGTCCGAGCGCTGAGCTCCGCACTGCGGGGGAAGCGTGAAAATGTCCCCGATTCCAGCCGCGGAAACGGCGACAGGATCTTCCCAGAGCCGGAGAAGCTTTGGTTCAAGGAGAGCAGCGCAAAAAACCTGCGAAACAGGGACTTTCTGTCGCCGACCACGATGCTTAACACGCTGTATGCGGACGGACAG GTTCCTCCAGCAGTGATGTCCCGGGTCCTGTCCCTTCGTGGCAGTGGGGTTCTCCCTGTGGCTGGTGGGGAGGTGATGGGTGAGGGGCTGAGGGTGAGGGTGGACCGGGCTGCGGCCTTCAGAGCCGTTCTGTCAGGTGGAGCCACCGAGTACCTGAAGCCCTCAAGTGAGAGGCAGGGCTGTGTGGTGCTTAACTGCCCCGCGCTGCACCCTAAACCCAACACACCCACTCCTGATACACTGACTCTGGGCCAGCTGAGGACTGTTCTGTTGGCTGACCACATGGGGGCGCTGCTGAGAGGACAGGG ATTTGCAGTGTCCTGTTGTCCCACGCTCCCAGAAGACAGCGACATCATCACCTTTCTCCGAGCTCTAGGAATCGATTGGCCGACAGCGCCGGCCAACTGGACCAATGAGGAGCGTGAGGAGAAGATCCAGGAGGCGCTGGAGAACTGCccatacagagagagggaaacagagagaggcaggagggcgagcggagggggaggaaggaaggtggaggagggggaggacgaGGGAGCGCTCAGGGTCAACCTGAAACGAGTGTTCCAGGAAGAGGGGCTGCTGGGATATGACCCTAGCCTTGGTACCTGCACAG TACACAGGGACAGTGTCTCCCACCTGGCACAACTGGACCTAGCTACAACTGACTGCACA GTAGCCATGGCAACAGCGTTGCATGTGACTTCCTGTCAGGATGAGTTCCGCCAGCAGCAGATCGCAATGCTGTGGAGAGCCAGTGGAGCGACACATACACAG agacatCTGGTGTGTGGGCCTGTGAAGACTCCTGGTTCTCACCTCACTGCTGCACAGTACCTGCA gctGAGAAGAGGACAAATGAAGGAGGCCTCAGAGATGAAGTATGGCGATCAAGTAGAAG GTCAGACGTgggatgacatcatcagggtcaTGACCTCTGCCACTGTCAGATTTGAGCTGCTGTCAACGGTCCACACTAGTCCT gtgacaCTTGACGTCCAGAAGGAAGGGGGTGTGTCCACCAAAGGGCCAAGAGGAGGAGTGTTTGTGATGTACAACTGCGCCAGACTGCACACTCTGTTCGACAGCTACGAGAGAGGAGTGGAGAAGG GTCTGTACCCAGAAATCCCTGAGGCTTCCCAGCTAGATTTCTCTGCCCTGAAAGAGGAG GGCGAGTGGCTTCTCCTGTTCAATTACCTCATTCCGTTCTCCGAGCTGCTGGACCAATCGGGACGAGCGTTAGAcggagaagggggaggagccAGGGTCAATATTAAGACTGAACAG ATCTGTAAATTTCTCGTGTCTCTCAGTAAAGACTTCAGCTCGTACTACAACAGAGTCCACGTGCTGGGG GAGCCGTTGCCTCATCTCTTCAACCAGATGTTTTGTCGTCTGTATCTGTTGAGAGCCTTGAGAGAGCTCTACCACAGCGCTCTGGACACCCTCAACCTTCCCCCCATCAGGCAACTATAG